From a region of the Aeoliella mucimassa genome:
- a CDS encoding sirohydrochlorin chelatase translates to MNRYRRPRLSLLSTLGLIALFLAAGCQQTTPSESSLPVADPHPAGPAKTGILLVSHGSHSEQWRTMLTQLGDEVQTELVATEGIDGVKSAFMEYTEPSIATRLKEFDAEGYTRVILIPILLTVSSHSFDDIPTIVGLKEDAKSLLTLESEGIERYTPQATVTLAPLLDFSQLLEKNLPRRFAELSKSPAEEGVVLVAYGSEPFNEEWEAFFAHTDEVVQQTTGAAEVVHTWCGHIAHYSGDPTKQAIDDLLTRRERVIVIPVLVARDEGFQGRIIGGAVAESSAPERVAYAGDAILPDKNLNEWIVTIARKLQSESTESPASE, encoded by the coding sequence ATGAACCGCTATCGTCGGCCAAGGCTCTCACTCCTGAGCACCCTTGGCCTGATCGCCCTGTTTCTGGCGGCTGGATGCCAACAGACGACCCCCTCCGAGTCCTCGCTCCCGGTAGCCGACCCCCACCCGGCCGGGCCGGCGAAAACCGGTATTCTGCTCGTGAGTCATGGATCGCACTCGGAGCAATGGAGAACGATGCTCACGCAGCTGGGCGACGAAGTACAAACCGAACTCGTGGCGACCGAGGGCATCGACGGAGTGAAGTCGGCCTTCATGGAGTACACCGAGCCCTCGATCGCCACCCGACTGAAAGAGTTCGACGCCGAAGGTTACACCCGCGTGATCCTCATCCCCATCCTGCTGACGGTCAGCTCGCATTCGTTCGACGACATCCCCACCATCGTCGGCTTGAAGGAAGACGCGAAGTCGCTGCTCACGCTCGAGTCCGAAGGGATCGAACGCTACACCCCACAAGCAACCGTCACCCTCGCCCCGCTGCTCGACTTCTCGCAGTTGCTCGAAAAGAACCTGCCACGGCGGTTCGCTGAGCTCAGCAAGTCGCCGGCCGAAGAAGGTGTGGTGCTCGTCGCCTACGGTAGCGAACCGTTTAACGAAGAGTGGGAAGCCTTCTTCGCCCACACCGACGAAGTGGTGCAGCAGACCACCGGCGCGGCCGAAGTGGTCCACACCTGGTGTGGGCACATCGCTCACTACTCGGGCGATCCCACGAAGCAAGCGATCGACGACCTGCTCACACGCCGCGAACGAGTGATTGTGATCCCGGTGCTGGTCGCCCGCGACGAAGGGTTCCAAGGACGCATCATCGGCGGCGCGGTGGCCGAGTCGTCCGCGCCCGAGCGCGTGGCCTACGCCGGCGATGCCATCCTGCCCGATAAAAACCTGAATGAGTGGATCGTGACCATCGCCCGCAAGTTGCAATCCGAGTCGACCGAATCCCCTGCCAGCGAGTAA
- a CDS encoding PepSY-associated TM helix domain-containing protein — translation MKVKWRAWALFLHRDLGYFFTGVVVLYAVSGLAMNHAGDWNPNFVVASRDLTLELPNEATQVTTQQVRRCLAEVGEEGNYRSHDFISSQRMKIYLTNGDMVVNLANGSTHHETIGRRPVLYYLNRLHLNPAKWWKVFSDVFAICLVLIAVTGMIVVRGRNGLAGRGKWLVAAGLIVPLLAMFLV, via the coding sequence ATGAAAGTCAAATGGCGTGCGTGGGCGTTGTTCCTGCATCGCGACCTGGGCTACTTCTTTACCGGCGTCGTCGTGCTGTACGCGGTGTCGGGCTTAGCAATGAATCACGCGGGCGACTGGAACCCGAACTTCGTCGTTGCGAGTCGCGACCTTACGCTCGAACTGCCGAACGAAGCGACGCAAGTGACCACACAGCAAGTGCGTCGTTGCCTGGCCGAGGTTGGCGAAGAGGGGAACTATCGCAGCCACGATTTCATCTCGTCGCAGCGGATGAAAATCTACCTGACTAATGGCGACATGGTGGTGAATCTCGCGAATGGATCGACCCACCACGAAACGATCGGCCGCCGCCCGGTGTTGTACTACCTGAACCGGTTACACCTGAACCCGGCGAAATGGTGGAAGGTGTTTTCCGATGTCTTCGCGATCTGCCTGGTGCTGATCGCAGTGACGGGGATGATCGTCGTCCGCGGCCGCAACGGCCTGGCCGGCCGCGGCAAATGGCTCGTCGCCGCGGGACTGATCGTACCGCTGTTGGCGATGTTTTTGGTGTGA